One Fuerstiella marisgermanici DNA window includes the following coding sequences:
- a CDS encoding NADH-quinone oxidoreductase subunit B, which produces MTWIEGRFEENVITTTMEDAMNWGQQSSIWPMTFGLACCAIEMMATGASKYDIDRFGAGAFRATPRQADLMIVAGTVTYKMASRVRRLYEQMADPKYVIAMGACTVGGGPYFKYGYHVVKGVDLVVPVDVYVPGCPPRPEALLEGLMRIQDKIKARKITKGEQKLPIPHHSGYSALNV; this is translated from the coding sequence ATGACATGGATTGAAGGACGGTTCGAAGAAAACGTCATTACGACGACGATGGAAGATGCCATGAACTGGGGCCAGCAGTCCAGTATCTGGCCAATGACGTTTGGCTTGGCGTGCTGTGCGATCGAAATGATGGCGACGGGTGCCAGCAAGTACGACATTGACCGCTTCGGTGCGGGAGCTTTCCGAGCGACGCCTCGCCAGGCTGACCTGATGATCGTGGCCGGCACGGTCACCTACAAAATGGCCAGCCGAGTCCGTCGTTTGTACGAGCAAATGGCGGATCCGAAATATGTGATCGCAATGGGAGCCTGCACTGTCGGCGGTGGCCCATACTTCAAGTATGGCTATCACGTTGTGAAGGGCGTGGACCTTGTCGTGCCCGTGGACGTTTACGTTCCAGGCTGTCCTCCACGACCTGAAGCATTGCTGGAAGGCTTGATGAGAATTCAGGACAAGATTAAGGCCCGTAAAATCACCAAGGGCGAACAAAAACTGCCGATTCCGCATCACAGCGGCTACTCAGCGCTCAACGTTTAG
- the sufC gene encoding Fe-S cluster assembly ATPase SufC → MSSLLKITDLHVSVADTPILKGVNMEIRQGEVHALMGPNGCGKSTLAYALAGHPKYTVTQGSIEISSPDGETVNITELEADERARLGMFLAFQYPVVIPGVKVADFIRHAISNIRNPDRKEGEGLVGMREFRKEIKAKMEELGMDVEFARRYLNDGFSGGEKKRMEILQMAMLQPKFAILDETDSGLDSDAVRVVSEGLAKLAGPEMGVLIITHHERLLEYNPPKFTHVMLGGRIVETGDAALAEDLHNNGYAGVRERHPDADADNAKAEAAAV, encoded by the coding sequence ATGAGCAGCCTGCTCAAAATCACCGATCTGCACGTTTCGGTCGCCGACACGCCCATTTTGAAGGGCGTCAACATGGAAATTCGCCAGGGCGAAGTCCACGCTTTGATGGGCCCGAACGGCTGCGGGAAAAGTACGCTGGCGTACGCTCTGGCCGGTCATCCGAAGTACACGGTCACGCAAGGCAGCATCGAAATCAGCTCGCCCGATGGCGAAACCGTCAACATCACAGAACTGGAAGCTGACGAACGAGCTCGTCTGGGCATGTTCCTGGCGTTCCAGTATCCGGTTGTGATTCCTGGCGTCAAAGTGGCCGACTTCATTCGCCACGCCATCAGCAACATCCGCAATCCAGACCGCAAAGAAGGCGAAGGTCTGGTTGGTATGCGAGAATTCCGCAAGGAAATCAAAGCGAAGATGGAAGAGCTGGGGATGGACGTTGAGTTCGCTCGACGATACCTGAACGATGGCTTTTCCGGCGGCGAAAAGAAGCGAATGGAAATCCTGCAGATGGCCATGCTGCAGCCGAAGTTCGCCATTCTGGACGAAACAGACAGTGGATTGGACAGCGATGCTGTTCGAGTTGTCAGTGAAGGTCTTGCCAAGCTGGCGGGCCCGGAAATGGGTGTGTTAATTATTACACACCACGAACGCCTGCTGGAATATAATCCACCGAAGTTCACTCACGTGATGCTGGGCGGCCGCATCGTCGAAACCGGCGACGCGGCGTTGGCAGAAGACCTGCACAACAATGGTTACGCAGGCGTGCGAGAGCGTCATCCAGACGCCGATGCAGACAATGCGAAGGCAGAAGCTGCTGCGGTTTAA
- a CDS encoding helix-turn-helix transcriptional regulator: MSVTDTKDREILEHLHRSGEATVQDLCDVLDVTRNAIRQRITRLEASGVIVSDQQSQSRGRPKNVYRVTAEGLHSLGEDYRELAVVLWEAIVGLEDSAVKEQLISQVRDRLADRFRRKLTEGHSADQRLDQLAEEMRSSGFNVESDHSAALPILRETNCPFPMLADVDETICQVERQVLEQVLGAPVEFKNRCRDGHHCCEFEVQTAGK; encoded by the coding sequence ATGTCAGTGACAGACACCAAAGACCGCGAAATTCTGGAACACCTGCATCGCAGTGGCGAAGCAACGGTGCAGGATCTGTGCGATGTTTTGGATGTCACACGGAACGCCATTCGGCAGCGTATTACGCGGCTGGAAGCGAGCGGTGTGATTGTCAGTGATCAGCAGTCTCAGTCTCGCGGGCGTCCGAAAAACGTTTACCGCGTGACCGCCGAAGGGCTGCATTCGCTGGGGGAAGACTACCGCGAGCTGGCAGTTGTGTTGTGGGAGGCGATCGTCGGCCTTGAGGATTCCGCTGTGAAGGAACAGTTGATTTCTCAGGTTCGAGACCGCCTGGCCGACCGGTTTCGTCGCAAATTGACAGAAGGTCATTCGGCGGATCAGCGGCTGGATCAACTGGCTGAGGAAATGAGGTCGAGCGGTTTCAACGTAGAAAGCGACCATTCGGCTGCGTTGCCGATTCTGCGAGAAACCAATTGCCCGTTTCCGATGCTGGCCGATGTGGACGAAACAATTTGCCAGGTCGAACGGCAGGTGTTGGAACAGGTTTTGGGAGCTCCGGTGGAATTCAAAAACCGCTGTCGAGACGGACATCATTGTTGTGAATTTGAGGTACAGACGGCTGGGAAATGA
- a CDS encoding ribosomal protein L7/L12: MWKVVRNLLLGGLASLTLASANAQTPKTSDSADLVKRMGGEKVLPLSSGPLVNPLCRFDEHPWFEISNLRPGSNLRNALEMDFVCTGPLTGTFHVVATTNGRQHRFPISTTVLNQRRGLITCSYDVLKDKTEFGADVEAYVEFTDTAPIGNRRYYRSAPKPVNPLYFKVSKSAIRGNVPTVTYARELRPNELRIYETRKKKYGPPPPPPAGYSVAERTVTLVPGTPVLAAFEGEWMKAEVLSVSQASGTPRITIHWPQLGHARNKWHPTSAIALSKETVEKLATDPSSFKPSVIIPEGALQPPPAGEVVLTADVKLVPGTPVSVYIVGGGWEYKVTSATAGTVTAIRNPHGRQEEQFRRDQITIRKDVLAQLKSPKAVAEFAAELTAMRKATRKRSFRSYPIRIDIPSGYARVTEKTPLKPGMKCKVSWGSRWDEVELLSAPEDGGVEIYWPKWSNKYVVTLESLIASESAVQTPIARNNATAATTENGKSMAASHGPTFRIRLKETKRSRVAVMKLIMELTDVDLPTAKEVLDFTPIVVKSGLTSSAAEEWREKFEAAGAVVTVEADKTKQE, encoded by the coding sequence ATGTGGAAAGTTGTCAGAAACCTACTACTGGGAGGCTTGGCCTCTCTGACACTCGCGTCCGCAAACGCTCAAACCCCCAAAACGTCCGATTCGGCAGACCTTGTAAAAAGGATGGGAGGAGAAAAAGTCCTTCCGCTGAGTTCAGGTCCGCTGGTCAATCCCCTGTGTCGCTTTGACGAGCATCCGTGGTTTGAAATATCGAATCTCCGCCCAGGTTCGAACCTCCGCAATGCCTTAGAAATGGACTTTGTTTGCACCGGCCCCTTGACCGGTACTTTTCATGTGGTCGCGACCACAAACGGCAGGCAGCACCGATTTCCGATTTCCACAACGGTCTTGAATCAACGCCGAGGGCTGATTACGTGTAGCTACGATGTCCTCAAGGACAAAACGGAATTCGGAGCAGACGTGGAAGCGTACGTCGAATTTACGGATACAGCACCGATTGGCAACCGTCGCTACTATCGCTCGGCGCCAAAGCCAGTCAATCCGTTGTATTTCAAAGTGTCGAAGTCTGCGATTCGTGGCAACGTGCCGACGGTCACTTACGCGCGTGAACTTCGCCCCAATGAGCTAAGAATCTACGAGACCCGAAAAAAGAAATACGGCCCTCCGCCACCTCCACCAGCCGGATACTCTGTCGCCGAACGCACCGTCACGCTTGTCCCGGGAACCCCCGTGCTGGCCGCGTTTGAAGGGGAATGGATGAAGGCAGAAGTTCTCAGTGTGTCTCAAGCATCAGGAACGCCGAGAATCACAATTCACTGGCCGCAACTTGGCCACGCTCGCAACAAGTGGCATCCAACGTCTGCGATTGCGCTTTCGAAAGAGACCGTCGAAAAACTGGCAACAGATCCGTCATCTTTCAAACCAAGCGTCATCATCCCGGAAGGAGCACTCCAACCGCCACCTGCTGGCGAAGTGGTTCTGACCGCTGATGTCAAACTGGTTCCCGGTACCCCGGTTTCTGTCTACATCGTTGGAGGTGGATGGGAGTATAAGGTCACCAGCGCTACTGCAGGCACGGTCACCGCCATTCGAAACCCCCACGGTCGGCAGGAGGAGCAGTTTCGCCGCGATCAGATCACAATCCGCAAAGACGTTCTCGCTCAGCTGAAATCGCCAAAGGCTGTCGCCGAGTTTGCCGCTGAATTGACTGCGATGCGTAAAGCAACACGAAAGCGATCGTTTCGGTCATATCCGATCAGGATTGACATACCGAGTGGTTACGCACGCGTGACTGAAAAGACACCACTTAAACCTGGCATGAAATGCAAAGTTTCCTGGGGCAGCCGCTGGGATGAAGTTGAGCTGCTATCGGCCCCCGAAGACGGCGGCGTCGAAATCTATTGGCCTAAGTGGAGCAATAAATACGTCGTTACGCTGGAATCGTTGATCGCCAGCGAATCGGCAGTGCAAACGCCGATAGCCAGGAACAACGCCACCGCGGCGACCACTGAGAATGGAAAGAGCATGGCAGCGAGTCATGGCCCGACATTTCGCATCCGCCTGAAGGAAACGAAGAGGTCCCGCGTCGCAGTGATGAAGCTAATTATGGAGCTGACTGACGTCGATTTACCGACGGCTAAAGAGGTGCTGGACTTCACTCCGATCGTCGTGAAGTCGGGCCTGACAAGTTCAGCGGCCGAAGAATGGCGAGAGAAGTTTGAAGCAGCCGGAGCGGTGGTAACTGTCGAAGCAGACAAGACAAAGCAGGAATAG
- the sufD gene encoding Fe-S cluster assembly protein SufD, giving the protein MTATINISRIAFDAEVFETFLDSRVEPSWITDARRAAFAQYQQLVNEDLDPEEFKRVDLRIFNAGKFRPATGESDASSVSTLLANETEYGGSIGHVDGQTTHANFNGEIKAKGVLFGDLQTLLTEHRELLEPYFMTQAVKPDADRFSAWHAAFWTSGTLLYVPKGVEVDLPLHSLIAHTKDGVADFGHTLIIVEDEARATLLEETTSADENISGLHVGCVELIVGKHSNLRYVQLQNWNQKTWHFAHQAGNVDSEGSLQWTVVGLGSKLSHIHQDVNLNGRASTAEVNGVTFACDRQKISYYTQQHHKAQGTHSDLLYKEVLRDESRVIWRGMIKVDEAAQQTDGYQRSDALMLSRDARCDSIPGLEIEADDVRCTHGATTGQVDEEQIFYAQSRGISENEAMHMIVEGFFQQVYDRIPIEIVRETLSRTVQSKLGIESMELV; this is encoded by the coding sequence ATGACAGCAACCATTAACATATCCCGCATCGCTTTCGACGCTGAAGTCTTTGAAACGTTTCTTGATAGCCGCGTCGAACCGTCGTGGATCACGGACGCTCGGCGAGCGGCGTTTGCTCAGTATCAGCAGCTGGTCAATGAAGATCTCGACCCGGAAGAATTTAAACGCGTCGATTTGCGAATCTTTAACGCGGGCAAGTTTCGTCCGGCCACAGGAGAATCCGATGCATCGTCCGTCAGCACGTTGCTGGCCAACGAAACCGAATACGGCGGCAGCATCGGACACGTAGATGGCCAAACGACTCACGCCAATTTCAATGGCGAGATCAAAGCCAAAGGCGTGCTGTTCGGTGACCTGCAGACTCTGCTGACCGAACACCGCGAACTTCTGGAACCGTATTTCATGACGCAGGCCGTCAAGCCGGACGCCGACCGCTTCAGTGCGTGGCACGCGGCGTTCTGGACGAGCGGTACTCTGCTGTACGTGCCGAAAGGCGTTGAAGTCGACTTGCCGCTCCATAGTCTGATTGCGCACACCAAAGACGGTGTCGCTGACTTCGGGCACACGCTGATCATTGTCGAAGACGAAGCTCGAGCCACCCTGCTGGAAGAAACCACATCGGCTGATGAAAACATCAGCGGATTGCATGTCGGCTGCGTCGAACTGATCGTCGGCAAGCATTCCAATCTGCGATACGTCCAACTTCAGAACTGGAACCAAAAGACCTGGCACTTCGCTCACCAGGCCGGCAACGTGGACAGCGAAGGATCGTTGCAATGGACGGTGGTCGGGCTTGGCAGCAAGCTCAGCCACATTCATCAGGACGTCAATCTGAACGGGCGAGCTTCAACCGCCGAAGTCAACGGCGTGACGTTTGCCTGCGATCGTCAGAAGATCAGCTACTACACTCAGCAGCATCACAAAGCTCAGGGCACGCATAGCGACCTGCTGTACAAGGAAGTTCTACGAGACGAATCACGAGTCATCTGGCGTGGCATGATCAAGGTGGACGAGGCCGCTCAGCAAACGGACGGCTACCAACGCAGCGACGCCTTGATGCTAAGCCGCGACGCTCGGTGCGACAGCATTCCCGGCCTCGAAATCGAAGCGGACGACGTGCGGTGTACTCACGGAGCTACCACTGGTCAGGTCGACGAAGAGCAGATTTTTTACGCTCAAAGTCGCGGCATCAGCGAAAACGAAGCCATGCACATGATCGTGGAAGGCTTCTTTCAGCAGGTCTACGACCGTATCCCCATCGAAATCGTACGCGAAACACTTAGCCGCACGGTGCAGAGTAAGCTGGGCATTGAATCGATGGAACTGGTTTAG
- a CDS encoding type II toxin-antitoxin system death-on-curing family toxin — protein sequence MELLSLADILTIHKAIIERSGGGKGIRDLGLLESAIAQQSVSFGGKELYPTLVDKAAALCFSVVGNHPFADGNKRVGHASMRMLLNLNGFTVEADVDDAERAFLRLAAGEMNRDELRKWITDHLVQFTE from the coding sequence ATGGAACTGCTGTCACTGGCAGACATACTGACAATTCACAAGGCAATCATCGAACGCAGTGGAGGCGGAAAAGGTATCCGCGATCTTGGTTTGCTGGAGTCCGCAATTGCTCAGCAATCCGTGTCGTTTGGTGGTAAGGAACTCTACCCGACGTTGGTCGACAAGGCCGCGGCATTATGTTTTTCAGTCGTCGGCAACCACCCATTCGCTGACGGCAATAAGCGAGTTGGACACGCCTCGATGAGGATGCTGCTCAACCTGAATGGATTTACTGTTGAAGCGGATGTCGACGATGCGGAACGAGCGTTTCTGCGTTTGGCGGCTGGCGAGATGAACCGCGATGAATTAAGAAAATGGATCACCGATCATCTTGTGCAATTCACTGAATAA
- the metF gene encoding methylenetetrahydrofolate reductase [NAD(P)H], whose protein sequence is MRLPEVFSSNPFAVSIEIFPPKTPEGDDALRKHLKTLVQHQPAFVSCTYGAGGSTQDRTVSWCQEIKSDFDRPAMAHFTCVGSTRDQLNEWLDQAAAAGIENIMALRGDPPKGEESFQAVDGGLQYANQLVQLIQDHPKDFAIGVAGYPEKHLEAPSMEVDMANLKRKVDAGADAVFTQLFFDNDNFFRFRDSCAAAGITVPIVPGIMPITDFARIKRITSMCGTVFPEALATRLEAVQDDADAQFEIGVGYAIEQCTALRDNGARGIHFYALNKSQACQKILEALAG, encoded by the coding sequence ATGCGACTGCCCGAAGTTTTTTCGTCGAACCCGTTCGCGGTTTCAATTGAAATCTTTCCACCAAAGACGCCGGAGGGCGACGATGCTCTGCGCAAGCACCTGAAGACGTTGGTGCAGCATCAGCCTGCGTTTGTGTCGTGTACCTACGGAGCCGGTGGGTCAACTCAGGACCGCACCGTTAGCTGGTGTCAGGAAATTAAATCAGACTTTGATCGCCCGGCGATGGCTCATTTTACCTGTGTGGGTTCCACTCGAGATCAATTAAACGAGTGGCTGGACCAGGCGGCCGCCGCTGGCATTGAAAACATCATGGCGCTGCGAGGCGATCCGCCGAAGGGGGAGGAATCATTTCAGGCGGTTGATGGCGGGCTTCAGTACGCCAACCAACTGGTTCAACTTATCCAGGACCATCCGAAAGACTTCGCAATCGGCGTCGCGGGCTATCCGGAAAAGCATCTGGAAGCGCCCAGCATGGAGGTCGACATGGCAAACCTCAAACGTAAAGTCGACGCCGGAGCCGATGCGGTCTTCACTCAACTGTTTTTCGACAACGACAATTTCTTCCGTTTTCGTGACAGCTGCGCAGCTGCCGGGATTACAGTTCCAATCGTTCCGGGCATCATGCCGATTACCGATTTTGCCAGAATCAAACGCATCACATCAATGTGCGGCACGGTGTTTCCTGAGGCATTAGCAACGCGGCTGGAAGCCGTTCAGGATGACGCGGACGCGCAATTCGAAATTGGCGTCGGCTATGCCATCGAACAATGCACTGCTCTGCGAGACAACGGTGCGCGCGGCATTCACTTTTACGCATTGAACAAGTCTCAGGCCTGCCAGAAAATTCTCGAAGCACTGGCTGGCTGA
- a CDS encoding IS66 family transposase codes for MDTDVSQIIAVEVKQLVLSLQREVAELRDENRRLRDRIEELEGKNPTERLDEAFSVTAEERRRAETGRRKGRKKQSSARRGRRTTEQKADNAERRELILPEGYNVAECRFVRERFVWRVINGQAVQVVYEIYHGPNGEKSEIPGVWPRSEFGIEVHIALARIVTITGLSIDKTCALIEFFWNLPLGKSQADALLNQLARRWEQEFESLCDLMAFSAIVHADETSWSINSVWAFLSEKARVLIFGCRKDGDTLAQILSKELFGGVLVSDDAAVYRGFSHAQKCWAHLLRKAIRLTLLKPDNEEYQRLLDGLLEIFYAAKRHAADGRLGDAGRAAKVDELDNTLAALLVRYCAEDSDVRAADFGKDFDNLVSELIRLMTEEELFCFVTSPAAPATNNEAERSLRGAAMDRRTGRTSKTSKGARRRSILTSVLESLNLHLKTPTLSSVVAEVMTWQQDGFSLFDRLKLEVGLTSAPPGQSRLSKLVPAN; via the coding sequence ATGGACACGGATGTCAGTCAGATCATCGCTGTGGAAGTGAAGCAGCTTGTGCTTAGCCTGCAGCGTGAGGTTGCGGAGCTGCGGGACGAGAACCGGCGGCTGCGTGATCGGATTGAAGAGCTCGAAGGTAAGAACCCCACAGAGCGACTCGACGAGGCGTTTTCGGTGACGGCGGAAGAGAGACGCCGCGCTGAAACGGGCCGCCGAAAAGGTCGCAAAAAACAATCCTCGGCGCGTCGCGGTCGTCGCACAACCGAGCAGAAAGCGGACAACGCCGAACGACGCGAACTCATTCTGCCGGAAGGTTACAACGTCGCAGAGTGCCGTTTCGTTCGGGAACGTTTCGTCTGGAGAGTGATCAACGGCCAAGCCGTGCAGGTCGTCTATGAAATCTATCACGGCCCCAACGGCGAGAAATCCGAAATTCCGGGCGTGTGGCCGCGGTCCGAATTCGGCATTGAAGTTCATATCGCGCTGGCTCGCATTGTGACCATCACGGGACTGTCGATCGACAAGACGTGTGCATTGATTGAATTCTTCTGGAATCTGCCGCTCGGCAAATCCCAGGCGGACGCTCTGTTGAATCAACTGGCACGGCGTTGGGAACAGGAATTCGAATCTCTGTGTGACCTGATGGCGTTCAGTGCGATTGTGCATGCAGACGAAACCAGTTGGAGTATCAACAGCGTGTGGGCTTTTTTGTCGGAGAAGGCGCGCGTGCTGATCTTCGGATGCCGCAAAGACGGCGACACACTGGCTCAGATCCTGTCGAAAGAGTTGTTTGGAGGCGTGCTTGTTTCGGACGATGCGGCCGTGTACCGAGGTTTCAGTCACGCACAGAAATGCTGGGCTCACCTGCTGCGGAAGGCCATCCGTCTGACGCTGCTGAAGCCGGACAACGAAGAGTACCAGCGACTGCTCGACGGCCTGCTGGAAATTTTCTACGCGGCCAAACGCCACGCCGCCGATGGTCGTCTTGGCGATGCCGGTCGTGCGGCGAAGGTCGATGAACTTGATAACACGCTGGCGGCTCTGCTGGTGCGTTACTGCGCCGAGGATTCCGATGTTCGGGCGGCCGACTTCGGCAAGGATTTTGACAACCTGGTCTCAGAACTGATTCGGCTGATGACGGAAGAGGAGTTGTTTTGTTTTGTGACAAGCCCGGCCGCGCCAGCAACGAACAACGAAGCGGAACGCAGTCTTCGCGGCGCGGCCATGGACCGTCGCACAGGTCGAACGAGCAAAACATCGAAGGGAGCCCGTCGCCGCAGCATTCTTACAAGCGTCCTGGAATCGCTGAATCTCCATCTGAAAACACCAACGCTCAGTTCCGTGGTGGCCGAGGTCATGACGTGGCAGCAGGATGGATTCAGTCTGTTTGATCGACTGAAACTTGAAGTCGGCCTGACCTCCGCGCCGCCCGGTCAGTCGCGACTGTCCAAACTCGTCCCCGCCAACTGA
- the sufB gene encoding Fe-S cluster assembly protein SufB: protein MSTDAPEKEDVSIGDYQFGFHDSTDNYEFKSRKGLDREMVGQISEMKKEPAWMRDFRLKSLEIFESRPMPNWGGDMSELDFNEIFYYMKASKGQERSWDDVPEDIRRTYDRLGIPEAEKKFLSGVKAQYESEVVYGSLQEDLAKQGVLFTDTDSALRDHPEIFREYFATIIPPEDNKFAALNSAVWSGGSFIYVPPGVHIEFPMQAYFRINSENMGQFERTLIIVDEGASAHYVEGCTAPTYSSDSLHSAVVEIVVKREGRFRYTTIQNWSSNVYNLVTKRAMAYGNSLMEWVDGNLGSKLTMKYPAIYLMEPGARGETLSIAFAGKDQHQDAGAKMVHCAPHTSSRIISKSITKDGGRGSYRGLVKVEKGAHHCKSNVVCDALILDPQSKSDTYPYIEVEEQDVAIEHEASVSKIAEEQLFYLMSRGLTEAEASAMIVTGFIEPLVKELPMEYAVEMNRLIELQMEGSVG from the coding sequence ATGAGCACAGACGCACCGGAAAAAGAAGACGTATCCATCGGCGATTACCAGTTTGGTTTTCACGATTCGACGGACAACTACGAGTTCAAGAGCCGTAAGGGGCTCGACCGCGAGATGGTCGGGCAGATTTCGGAGATGAAGAAGGAACCCGCGTGGATGCGGGACTTTCGCCTGAAGTCGCTTGAAATCTTTGAATCTCGCCCCATGCCCAATTGGGGCGGCGATATGTCGGAACTCGACTTCAACGAGATCTTCTATTACATGAAGGCATCCAAGGGGCAGGAACGAAGCTGGGACGACGTCCCCGAAGACATTCGCCGAACCTACGACCGCCTCGGCATCCCAGAAGCCGAAAAGAAGTTTCTTTCCGGCGTGAAGGCTCAGTACGAATCTGAAGTGGTGTACGGCAGTCTGCAGGAAGACCTTGCGAAACAGGGTGTGCTCTTCACTGATACCGATTCGGCTCTACGCGACCATCCGGAAATTTTCCGCGAGTATTTCGCCACGATTATTCCTCCGGAAGACAACAAGTTCGCCGCGCTTAACAGTGCCGTGTGGTCGGGCGGATCGTTCATCTATGTGCCACCGGGAGTTCACATCGAATTTCCGATGCAGGCTTACTTTCGCATCAACAGCGAAAACATGGGGCAGTTCGAACGAACGCTTATCATCGTCGACGAAGGTGCGTCGGCTCACTATGTCGAAGGTTGTACGGCTCCAACGTACAGCAGCGACAGTCTGCACAGTGCCGTGGTCGAAATTGTTGTGAAGCGTGAAGGGCGATTCCGTTACACGACTATCCAGAACTGGTCGAGCAACGTTTATAACCTGGTCACCAAGCGAGCCATGGCGTACGGCAACTCGTTGATGGAATGGGTCGACGGAAACCTGGGCAGCAAGCTTACGATGAAGTATCCAGCCATCTACCTGATGGAACCGGGAGCTCGTGGTGAAACGCTGTCGATCGCCTTCGCTGGTAAGGACCAGCATCAGGATGCGGGAGCCAAGATGGTGCATTGTGCACCTCACACCAGCAGCCGTATCATCTCCAAATCGATCACGAAAGACGGCGGCCGAGGCAGCTATCGTGGCCTTGTCAAAGTCGAAAAAGGCGCTCATCACTGTAAGAGCAACGTAGTGTGCGACGCTTTGATTCTTGATCCACAAAGCAAAAGCGACACGTACCCTTACATCGAAGTTGAAGAGCAGGACGTGGCCATCGAACACGAAGCCAGCGTCAGCAAGATCGCGGAAGAACAATTGTTCTACCTGATGAGCCGTGGTCTGACCGAAGCGGAAGCGTCAGCGATGATCGTCACCGGATTCATTGAACCGTTGGTCAAGGAACTTCCAATGGAATATGCAGTCGAAATGAACCGACTGATCGAACTGCAAATGGAAGGATCTGTTGGGTAA
- a CDS encoding carboxypeptidase-like regulatory domain-containing protein, translating into MSHNPNSYSLRNQGLGSLVTPNSTTSVRHQMREFFPFVMQCDYHPWMSAHILVLDHPYMTVSNSDGKFEIPKLPYGTHELRVWHELKGYILRKDIILNTQSLDLGKIPFQLTLDDKAALGIEQTNDSNH; encoded by the coding sequence GTGTCGCACAATCCGAATAGTTACTCATTGCGGAATCAGGGACTGGGATCGCTCGTAACACCGAACTCGACGACGTCTGTTCGACACCAGATGCGTGAGTTCTTTCCTTTTGTGATGCAATGTGACTATCACCCGTGGATGTCGGCTCACATTCTGGTGCTCGATCATCCTTACATGACAGTCTCGAACTCTGATGGAAAGTTCGAGATACCGAAACTCCCGTATGGAACCCACGAACTTCGTGTTTGGCACGAACTTAAGGGTTACATACTCCGCAAAGACATCATCCTTAACACTCAGAGTTTGGACTTGGGAAAGATCCCGTTCCAGCTCACGCTTGACGATAAAGCCGCACTGGGAATTGAGCAAACTAATGACAGCAACCATTAA